The genomic interval CCCGGTAAGCCCGCTTCGCAAGGCAACCGTCATCGCGCCGGGTCCGTCGAGCAATTCCTTGCTGCTCCGGGCAACGGCGCGGAGCGACAAGGCGCGCAGCACCGCGAGGGGGCGAAGGGGGCGGTCGAGACGCGGCGTGGCGGCCCGCCCGGCTTCAAGCATTCCCTCGACCTGCCGGCGCTCGGCACCTGGCGGCAGGTTCAGCGCGAGATCGGCCAGAGCGTGGATTGCGGCAGACCTCTCGACGAGGGGCGCATCGATCCGGCTTCCCACGCCTTCGGCAAGGGCCGCCCAGGCTCCGGCATGGCCCGCTGCATAGGAATCTGCCTCTTCCCGCCCAAGCGATTCCGCCAGCAGTATCTCCCAGCCATCGACCAGGGCTTCCAGCCGCTTCGTGTCGCCCCGCCAGCGGGCCAGCGCGGCCAGCAGAGGTTCGCCCGCTGGCCAGTCCTCGGGGGATTGCCGGAAGCGGTCGCGCCACCACGCCAGCTTCATCTGCGCGATCACGGGCTCGCTCGCCTGGCGCAGCACACCGCCAAGACGCTGGTTGAGCGCGAGAAGCGCGAGGATATCGCCGGCCGCCCGGCACGGGGCGTAGGACAGGGCCAGCCGGTGAGCGAGCGGCAACGTGTCGAGAAGATCGTCGTCCATCGCGACCGGCATCGGTATCGCACACAGCCGCGTCAAGCCTCGCGCCGCTGTTCCTTCGAGCGAATATTACCGAATTAACCAGTAATCTTGGCGATTTCTCCACGCCCGTTCGGGCAGGATGCACGGCGAGCGGGCGCTGACGATTCGTTCGTGGAAGGAAGGGCAATGCCAGACCTGCCGTTTGACCGCCCCATGCACCGCATCCGACCCGCCCCACGCCTCGCAGACGATGGGTAGCGAAGTGTTAACCGTGCTTCTTCACACGGTGGTTACCAACCGATGAGTATTTCCGACTGACAAATCTCAACTTTGCGCAAGGTTCCGCCCCATGATCAGGAAAATCGCTCGCAAACTCGCCGGATTGTGCCGCTGCAACAGCGGCAACGCGACCATGCTCGTGGCGCTGGGTATGCCGGTGCTGATCGGCGGTGCCGGGCTCGGCGTCGACTTGACGCAGTGGTACATGTGGAAGCGCGAACTGCAATTCGCGGTAGATCAGGCCGCCGTGGCCGGGGCCTGGGCCCGTGCCGAGGAGGAAACCGAGGGCGACTACATCACCCGCGCGCAGCAGGAATTCGCCGCCAATCTTTCCGTCACCGGCGACGAGACGACCATCCCGGACGTTCGGCTCGCCAATTTCGCCGCCGGCACGGACAATTCGGTCGCGGTATCGGCCAGCTGGGGCAAGCGCCTGCCCTTCTCCAGCATCCTGACCGACCAGAGCGCGTCGATCTATGCCTATGCCCAGGCGAGCTTCGAAGAGGGTCGCACCTTCACTAGCTGCCTTATCGCGACGGATGATGACGATTACGGCGCCGTTACCATCGGGGGCAGTTCCATACTGACAGCAAGCTGCGGCATTGCCGCGCTATCGACAAACGCTACCGCCGTCGCGGTCAACGGGAACCCGACCGTTGATGCCGGCTGGATTCTCGCAGCCGGCGGTATCGATCAGTGGCTGAAAGATAACACCGACGACATCATCCTCGAATACATGTCCGGCCTTGTCGATCCATACAAGGAATTAACGCCCCCGGATCCGGCGAATTCTAGGGTCAACCGTACCTATAGCTGCGCTCAGCAGGCTGCCACGAGAAAGGCGGACGTGTCTGTCCGGACCGTGGTGTCCTATTCATATTACGTCGGACAGAATAAAAACAACAATACCGCGTGGAACAATCTTGCGGCGAAGCAGAATAGTGATTCGACGACCGTGACGCGCGATCAGCTCGTCTCCCAGAATACGAATTCGGGGACTACGACGGATGGACCGAACGAAGAGTGGACCGCTATTGGTGGTTCGAAAAAGGATACCAAGTGGGAAAAGAAGACAACGACGACGACCACGACGATATCCAATGTTCGAAATGAAGGCGGGCAAACGGCGGGCAACGTTGTTCCGGGAACCTACTCCGGTATTCATGTGAAATGCGCGACGACGTTTCAGCCAGGCGTCTACGTGATCGACGGCGGAACCGTGAAGATAACGGGACAGCATGAAGTCACGGGATCGAGCGTCATGTTCGTTCTCAAAAATGGGGCGAGCATCGATATTTCCGGCGGCGCGAACATCAACCTCACCGCAATCCAGGCATCAGACCTCATCGCCGACGGCATACCTGCTGACGAAGCGAATCGGTTGGCTGGCCTTATGATTTTCGAAGATCCGCAGGGCGACGGTGCGGGCCAGAACGGTAACAAAATCAATGGTAATTCGAACACGATCCTGAACGGTACGATCTACCTCCCGAAAAGCGGCGTGGATTTTCGCGGAACTGCCGGGGTTACAAGCCAGTGCCTGATGATCGCGGCAGCCACCATCACCATTGGCGGCAATGCGAACATGAGCACTTTCTGTCCGGCGAATTCGGCAGAGGATACGACAGTCCTGACGACCGCCGCCAAGGTGAGGCTCGTGGCATGATGCGCTGGCTCGCCCGCACGGTCCGCCCGACCGCCCTTGACGCCGACGAGCGCGGATCGATGGCGATCGAGACGGCCATCGTCGCCCCCGTGCTGCTGTGCATGGCACTGGGCGGGTTCGAAGTCAGCTCGATGGTCGCGCGTCAGACCGAATTGCAGAGCGCAGCGGCCGAGGCCGCAGCGGTAGTGCGCGCCGTCTCTCCCGAGACGGCTGCGGAACGGCGAACCGTCCGCAACATCGTCGCCACCTCCATCTGCGGCAACGACACACCCGACACGTCCGGCGATGCAGCGACCTGCGGGGCGAGCAACCAGACCAGCGTGACCGTCACGCCTCTTGTCCGCTGCGGCACGGCGACAAGCTATGTCGCGAGCGGCACGGATTGCGGCGCGCAAGCGACCTACAAGTTCATCCGAGTCGATCTGGCCGACCGCTACGATCCGATCTGGACGAAGTGGGGCATAACCAACGGGTTCAACTACAACATGAGCCGGACGGTGCAGGTGGGATGAGGGCCATGCGCGACTTGAAAACTCTCGCCCGCGACGATGCCGGATCGACCATCGTCGAGTTCGCTTTGATCGGGCCGGCCTTCCTCATCATGATGCTGGGCGTTCTCCAGATCGGGATCGCGCTGCAGAACTACAACGCGCTGCGCAACGTGTCGGCGGACACCGCGCGCTACGCCATGGTGCAGCACCAGACGGGCAACACCATCAACAACAACCAGATCCGCACCTATGCGATCAACCATTCGACCGGCGCGCCCTATCTGCTCAGTTCGACGCAGCTGAATGCGGTGGTCGACGAACCGCTTGTCCGGCGCGTGGCCGATGCGCGCGAACTGAATCTCACGATGAGCTACCAGATCGACAGCCTGCTGGGCTTCGCCGGCATCGATGGACCTTTCATCACCTATTCGCGGCCCATCTTCCTGCTCGACAACACCCTGCCGGCAACCTGATAGCGGCAGCGTGCAAGCGCTTGATGGGGAAGTGAAAAAAATTAACCGCGTTCGTTTGCGAAGGTCGAACGACGAGCATGTAGAGCGGCGCAATGGCCGTGTTCCCGCCCCTCCCAACCGCGCCGCGTTCGGACCTGCTGCGTCGTCTCGCACGCAACGAGGCGGGCAACGTCATCGCCATCATCGCCGCGAGCATCTTTCCGCTGCTGGCACTGATCGGCGGCGGGATCGACATGGGCCGCGGCTATCTGTCGCAGAGCCGGTTGCAGCAGGCCTGCGACGCCGGCGTTCTGGCGGCGCGCAAGCGCTTGGGAACCCAGGTCGCCGCCGGAGCCGAGATTACCCAGGACGTGGCCGATACCGGCCAGCGTTTCTTCAACATCAACTTCGGCGAAGGCGATTACGGCACACGCAACCGCGCCTTCCAGATGACGCTGGAGAGCGATTTCTCCATTTCGGGTGAAGCAAGCGTGGACGTGCCGACCACGATCATGGCCGTGTTCGGTTTCACCGAGATGGATGTTTCGGTCGACTGCACCGCGCAGATCAACATGGCGAACACCGACATCATGATGGTGCTCGACACTACCGGGTCGATGGCGGAAACCAATTCCGGCGATACCTTATCCAAGATCGAGGCGCTGCGCTCCACCGTCAGCAGCTTCTACGATCAGATGGCCGCAGCCGCCCGGGGAACCAGCCGCATCCGCTATGGCTTCGTGCCCTACTCCACCAACGTGAATGTCGGGCATCTTCTGGCCGACGACTGGGTGGTGGACGATTGGGATTACCAGTCGCGTAGAAGCATCGTTACAGGGACGAAGAAGGGCACGCGCACCTACAACCGCAACTGGACGACGATCAGCGGCAGTGCGGGCAGCGAGACGGTGATAAGCACCTATCCGGCCACCTATCACGAGGCCCAGCCCGGTACGCAGGTGGTCGACGACAACGAAAACGTCACGACCGTCGGCGCAAGCGGCGCATACTGGAGCTGCGACACCGCCGCTCCGGCCGGAAACGTCTCGACGACATCCGAGATGCTCTCCAGCGAAGAGAACAATTTCGAAGGGCCGCCGCGCGGAAAGCAGACCGTCGAACTGTGGCAACGGGTACAGGACGGCACGGGCTACCGCGTAACCCGCTCCGGCGAGACCTGCCAGGTCCGGCAACGCGTCTATGACCGGTTCACCCAGCAATACGAACGCGTCACCGAACCGACCGAAAACGACATCACCAAGTGGCAATACCGCCAGCTGACCTACGACGTCAGCGACTGGCGCAGCAGCGGTAATGGCTGCATCGAGGAGCGCGCGACCTACCCCATCGACGATTTCGACAACGTCGATCTGTCTCGCGCGCTGGACCTCGATATCGATCTGGTGCCGACGTCTGACGACGATACGCGCTGGCGCCCGTCAATGCCGCAATATCTCTACGCCCGGTCGATGAAATACGACAATACCGGCAGCTTCACGCCGGCATCGGTCACCACCAACGACAATTACATCGCCCCCGCCGTGCTCGGATTGGCCCAGTGCCCGAGCCCAGCCATGCGGTTGTCCGAAATCACGTCGGGTCAGCTCGACACGTTTCTTTCGGGGCTGACCGCATCGGGATCGACCTACCACGATATCGGCATGATCTGGGGCGGCCGACTGCTCTCGCCAACCGGTCTGTTCGCGGCGGACAACCGCGACGTCAGCGCCGCGCAGCCGACCAATCGGCACATGATCTTCCTGACCGATGGCGAAACCGCTCCGCTCGATCTGGCCTACGCGTCCTACGGGCTCGAACCGCTCGACCGTCGCCGCTGGTCGCCATCGTCGGCGCTTTCGCTGGTCCAGACGGTGGAAAATCGCTTTTCCTTCGCCTGCGAGGAGGTGAAGAAGAAGAACATCACCGTCTGGGTCATCAGCTTTGGCACGGCGCCCAACGCGATCATGCAGACCTGCGCCGGCCCGGATCACTATTTCGTCGCGGACGACGCGGCCGAGCTGGAAAGCGTGTTCACCGCCATCGCCAACCGCATGGCCGAATTGCGGGTCACACGATGAAGGGCGGCATTCGCAAGCTCGCGGCCGACGAAACCGGCGTCACCGTGGTCGAATTCGCGCTGATCGCACCGGTTCTGGCGCTGACGCTGATGGGCCTGTTCGATTTTTCCTACAACATCTATGCCGAGACGATGATCGAGGGTGCGGTGCAGAAGGCGGCGCGCGATTCCACCATCGAAACCTATGCCAATTCGCCTGCGGACCTGGACGGTCACGTCGAGCATGCGGTGCAGCAGATCGTCCCGCGATCCGATGTCGTCTTCAGCCGCAGCGCCTATACCGACTATGCCGATATCGGACGCGCGGAGGAGTTCACCGACTCCAATGACGACGGCATCTGCAACGATGGCGAGCCGTTCGTCGATGCGAACGGCAACAATGCGTGGGATACGGACCGCGGAACAAGCACCACGGGCGGCGCGAAGGACGCCGTGCTGTACGAAGTCACCGCCACCTACGACCGCATGTTTCCGCTCGCCGGCCTGCTGGGGTTCGACAACGAGGTATCGGTTTACGCCCGCACTGTCCTGCGTAACCAGCCCTACGACGAACAGGCGGCGCGCCGCAGCGTCGGGAATTGCCCGTGAACCGGGTTTTCGCCCCGATTCGCGCAGGTTTCGTCCGGCTCATGCGCGACCGCGCGGCGGTGGCGATGACGGAGTTCGCGCTCACCCTGCCCTTCCTTCTCGGCCTCGGTCTGATGGGCATGGAAACCGCCAACCGGGCGCTGATCCAGATGCAGATCTCGCAGCTTGCCGTCCACGTGGCCGACAATGCCTCGCGGATCGGTGACCGATCGATCCTCGAGGATACGAAGATCTACGAGCGGCAGATCAACGATCTGTTCTACGGCGCGGAGATCCAGGCAGGCTCGGGGCTGGGCCTCTACGAACACGGTCGCGTGATCCTCTCCAGCCTGGAGGTGGTGCCGGACACGGAGGACCAGCAGTATATCCATTGGCAGCGTTGTCTGGGATCGAAGCGCCACACCAGTTCCTATGGCGAGGAAGGGGACGGACTTACCGGCACCGACTTTCCCGGCATGGGCCCCGCGGGAGAGGAAGTGCTCGCCTTTCCGCGCGAGGCGGTGATGTTCGTCGAGGTGGTTTACGACTACCAGCCCATCATCGGCGCGCCGTTCACCTATGATGAGGATACGGTGAGCGCGATCGCCAGCTTCACGGTGCGCGACGCGCGCGACCTTTCCCGCATATATCAGCGCGATCCGGGCGACCCCGATCCGGTCGCCAGTTGCGATACCTATGGCGGCTCGCCCTACTCCACCCT from Aurantiacibacter spongiae carries:
- a CDS encoding TadE/TadG family type IV pilus assembly protein, producing the protein MIRKIARKLAGLCRCNSGNATMLVALGMPVLIGGAGLGVDLTQWYMWKRELQFAVDQAAVAGAWARAEEETEGDYITRAQQEFAANLSVTGDETTIPDVRLANFAAGTDNSVAVSASWGKRLPFSSILTDQSASIYAYAQASFEEGRTFTSCLIATDDDDYGAVTIGGSSILTASCGIAALSTNATAVAVNGNPTVDAGWILAAGGIDQWLKDNTDDIILEYMSGLVDPYKELTPPDPANSRVNRTYSCAQQAATRKADVSVRTVVSYSYYVGQNKNNNTAWNNLAAKQNSDSTTVTRDQLVSQNTNSGTTTDGPNEEWTAIGGSKKDTKWEKKTTTTTTTISNVRNEGGQTAGNVVPGTYSGIHVKCATTFQPGVYVIDGGTVKITGQHEVTGSSVMFVLKNGASIDISGGANINLTAIQASDLIADGIPADEANRLAGLMIFEDPQGDGAGQNGNKINGNSNTILNGTIYLPKSGVDFRGTAGVTSQCLMIAAATITIGGNANMSTFCPANSAEDTTVLTTAAKVRLVA
- a CDS encoding TadE/TadG family type IV pilus assembly protein, whose protein sequence is MMRWLARTVRPTALDADERGSMAIETAIVAPVLLCMALGGFEVSSMVARQTELQSAAAEAAAVVRAVSPETAAERRTVRNIVATSICGNDTPDTSGDAATCGASNQTSVTVTPLVRCGTATSYVASGTDCGAQATYKFIRVDLADRYDPIWTKWGITNGFNYNMSRTVQVG
- a CDS encoding TadE/TadG family type IV pilus assembly protein; this translates as MKGGIRKLAADETGVTVVEFALIAPVLALTLMGLFDFSYNIYAETMIEGAVQKAARDSTIETYANSPADLDGHVEHAVQQIVPRSDVVFSRSAYTDYADIGRAEEFTDSNDDGICNDGEPFVDANGNNAWDTDRGTSTTGGAKDAVLYEVTATYDRMFPLAGLLGFDNEVSVYARTVLRNQPYDEQAARRSVGNCP
- a CDS encoding TadE/TadG family type IV pilus assembly protein, whose product is MRDLKTLARDDAGSTIVEFALIGPAFLIMMLGVLQIGIALQNYNALRNVSADTARYAMVQHQTGNTINNNQIRTYAINHSTGAPYLLSSTQLNAVVDEPLVRRVADARELNLTMSYQIDSLLGFAGIDGPFITYSRPIFLLDNTLPAT
- a CDS encoding TadE/TadG family type IV pilus assembly protein; amino-acid sequence: MNRVFAPIRAGFVRLMRDRAAVAMTEFALTLPFLLGLGLMGMETANRALIQMQISQLAVHVADNASRIGDRSILEDTKIYERQINDLFYGAEIQAGSGLGLYEHGRVILSSLEVVPDTEDQQYIHWQRCLGSKRHTSSYGEEGDGLTGTDFPGMGPAGEEVLAFPREAVMFVEVVYDYQPIIGAPFTYDEDTVSAIASFTVRDARDLSRIYQRDPGDPDPVASCDTYGGSPYSTL
- a CDS encoding TadE/TadG family type IV pilus assembly protein, whose amino-acid sequence is MAVFPPLPTAPRSDLLRRLARNEAGNVIAIIAASIFPLLALIGGGIDMGRGYLSQSRLQQACDAGVLAARKRLGTQVAAGAEITQDVADTGQRFFNINFGEGDYGTRNRAFQMTLESDFSISGEASVDVPTTIMAVFGFTEMDVSVDCTAQINMANTDIMMVLDTTGSMAETNSGDTLSKIEALRSTVSSFYDQMAAAARGTSRIRYGFVPYSTNVNVGHLLADDWVVDDWDYQSRRSIVTGTKKGTRTYNRNWTTISGSAGSETVISTYPATYHEAQPGTQVVDDNENVTTVGASGAYWSCDTAAPAGNVSTTSEMLSSEENNFEGPPRGKQTVELWQRVQDGTGYRVTRSGETCQVRQRVYDRFTQQYERVTEPTENDITKWQYRQLTYDVSDWRSSGNGCIEERATYPIDDFDNVDLSRALDLDIDLVPTSDDDTRWRPSMPQYLYARSMKYDNTGSFTPASVTTNDNYIAPAVLGLAQCPSPAMRLSEITSGQLDTFLSGLTASGSTYHDIGMIWGGRLLSPTGLFAADNRDVSAAQPTNRHMIFLTDGETAPLDLAYASYGLEPLDRRRWSPSSALSLVQTVENRFSFACEEVKKKNITVWVISFGTAPNAIMQTCAGPDHYFVADDAAELESVFTAIANRMAELRVTR